One window of the Nothobranchius furzeri strain GRZ-AD chromosome 3, NfurGRZ-RIMD1, whole genome shotgun sequence genome contains the following:
- the camkva gene encoding caM kinase-like vesicle-associated protein: protein MPFGCLTLGEKKDYNSPSEVTDKYDLGQVVKSEEFCEIFRAKDRNTLKMYTCKKFHKKDGRKVRKAAKNEIMILKMVKHHNILQLVDAFETKKEYFIFLELATGREVFDWILDQGYYSERDTSNVMRQVLEAVAYLHSQKIVHRNLKLENLVYYNRLKNSKIVISDFQLAKLENGLIRDPCGTPEYLAPEMVGRQRYGRPVDCWAIGVIMYILLSGNPPFYDDSDEDESDRDKNLFLKILSGDYEFDSPYWDDISDSAKNLVASLMDVDQDQRLTAQEAIAHEWISGNAASDKNIKDGVCAQIEKNFAKAKWKKAVRVTTLMKRLRASDQGEPGAAGASAGAAGDPDTPGGAPAPPAGGGSSLAAALKAAALKEKASDTQTAATPAPSLQAAVPQDDQQQQQQQQQARCNGDTPQMLPQSKEE, encoded by the exons ATGCCATTTGGTTGTCTCACACTCGGGGAGAAGAAGGATTACAACAGTCCCTCTGAGGTGACTGACAAGTATGACCTCGGACAAGTCGTTAAATC AGAGGAGTTCTGTGAGATATTTCGGGCGAAGGACAGGAACACCTTGAAAATGTACACATGTAAAAAGTTCCACAAAAAGGACGGGAGGAAAGTGAGGAAAGCTGCCAAGAATGAGATAATGATCTTAAAGAT ggtaaaacatcacaacatcctcCAGCTTGTTGATGCATTTGAAACTAAGAAAGAGTACTTCATCTTCCTGGAGCT AGCGACAGGAAGGGAGGTCTTTGACTGGATCTTGGATCAAGGCTACTACTCTGAGAGGGACACCAGCAATGTCATGAGGCAGGTACTGGAGGCTGTAGCTTACCTGCACTCTCAGAAAATCGTCCACAGAAACCTTAAG CTGGAGAACTTGGTGTACTATAATCGTTTGAAGAACTCCAAAATTGTTATCAGTGACTTTCAGCTGGCAAAGCTGGAAAACGGGCTCATCAGGGACCCGTGTGGGACTCCAGAATACCTTG CTCCTGAAATGGTGGGAAGGCAGAGATATGGACGACCTGTGGACTGTTGGGCAATTGGCGTCATCATGTACATACT TTTATCCGGGAATCCTCCTTTCTACGATGACTCTGATGAAGACGAGTCGGATCGTGATAAAAATTTGTTTCTGAAGATTTTGTCTGGTGACTATGAGTTTGACTCCCCATACTGGGATGATATTTCAGACTCTG CCAAGAACTTAGTGGCATCGTTGATGGATGTTGACCAAGACCAGCGTTTGACCGCACAGGAAGCTATTGCCCATGAATG gATTTCTGGAAACGCCGCCtcagacaagaatatcaaagatgGCGTTTGTGCACAAATTGAAAAGAACTTTGCAAAAGCCAAATGGAAG AAAGCTGTAAGAGTGACTACCCTGATGAAAAGGCTTCGAGCATCTGATCAGGGTGAACCGGGAGCTGCTGGTGCCTCTGCAGGGGCTGCAGGTGACCCCGACACACCTGGAGgagctcctgctcctcctgctggtGGAGGCAGCAGTTTGGCTGCAGCCTTAAAAGCTGCTGCTCTGAAAGAAAAGGCTTCTGACACACAGACTGCAGCCACCCCTGCACCATCTCTGCAAGCTGCTGTCCCACAGGatgaccagcagcagcagcagcagcagcagcaggcacgGTGCAACGGAGATACCCCACAAATGTTGCCACAAAGTAAAGAAGAATAA